One genomic window of Biomphalaria glabrata chromosome 9, xgBioGlab47.1, whole genome shotgun sequence includes the following:
- the LOC106070495 gene encoding FMRFamide receptor-like yields the protein MVYTLTSVILMPIISLTGVTGNVISVIIISRDGLHRCSNVLICVLAVADSMYLIGLNNVVNIMLGEDITFMCRPYDWVTHLIYLSNNIFAMLESTGMIVSMLVPTLIVIERFVAVFFPFHFTKIVTVWRVRLAAICLFPISLPVFLLTIPVYWNMGAYISRSLMARSPEILLAYMSTKMDIVKVHKVVLEIYSAICGPVSVCLVIFGCILISVKIHSQQRVRHKMIRCQGWEGKQNKDTDKGAESFQSNKTTKILISVCCFYSITGAFSFLSDLVFTSEFVGAEFSFWIHKASMMLVCINSTANFIIYVAFNRKFREAYMSMCFCGSSRTVKNK from the coding sequence ATGGTTTACACCCTGACTTCAGTAATACTGATGcccattatctcccttacagGAGTCACCGGAAACGTGATTAGTGTTATAATCATCTCTAGAGATGGCCTGCATCGATGTTCAAACGTTTTGATTTGTGTCCTGGCCGTGGCGGACAGCATGTATCTGATAGGACTCAACAATGTGGTCAACATCATGCTAGGCGAAGACATCACGTTCATGTGTCGGCCCTACGACTGGGTGACCCATCTCATATATCTTTCTAACAACATCTTCGCCATGCTGGAAAGTACAGGGATGATTGTCTCCATGCTGGTCCCAACACTGATCGTTATCGAGCGTTTTGTGGCCGTGTTTTTCCCGTTTCACTTCACCAAGATTGTGACTGTGTGGAGGGTGCGTCTGGCTGCTATATGTCTATTTCCCATATCCCTGCCCGTGTTTCTTCTGACTATTCCGGTGTACTGGAACATGGGGGCCTACATTAGTAGAAGTCTCATGGCTAGAAGTCCCGAAATACTACTTGCATACATGAGCACAAAGATGGACATTGTCAAAGTCCATAAAGTTGTGCTGGAGATTTATTCTGCCATTTGTGGCCCAGTATCTGTATGTCTTGTCATCTTTGGCTGTATTCTTATTTCGGTCAAGATTCACAGCCAGCAGCGTGTTCGCCACAAGATGATCAGATGTCAAGGCTGGGAAGGGAAACAGAACAAAGATACGGACAAAGGGGCAGAATCGTTCCAGAGTAATAAAACCACAAAGATTCTCATCTCCGTGTGCTGTTTCTACTCTATCACTGGAGCGTTCAGTTTTTTGTCAGACTTGGTTTTTACCTCAGAGTTTGTGGGAGCAGAGTTCAGTTTCTGGATACACAAGGCCTCCATGATGCTCGTCTGTATCAACAGCACCGCTAATTTTATCATTTACGTAGCTTTTAACAGAAAATTTAGAGAAGCGTATATGTCTATGTGTTTCTGTGGTAGCTCTCGTACAGTgaagaacaaataa
- the LOC106070496 gene encoding serine/threonine-protein phosphatase 2A activator-like translates to MSSIKKNDSHLIDIKSHKFCLPEKQIKLPEDIPKWEKSQAYADLLGFILAMNEAVKNKKIRDQYPVSPVVEKLIEILDKLDTWIDEIPPIDQPQRFGNKAFRIWFQKLSEEGPNVLKESLPAEYECAVPELFGYFLESFGNDTRIDYGTGHELSFVAFLCCLCKIGLATQEDYQALILKVFERYMNLVRKLQLTYRMEPAGSHGVWSLDDYQFLPFLWGSSQLLDHPRIKPKSFPDEDIYNGFYKDYMFLSAIKFINQVKTGPFAEHSNQLWGISGVPVWSKVNSGLIKMYRAEILAKFPIVQHFMFGSLLTLNQAENPAPELEVLPPATSFSGRPPMMDDIMMPPPTMAPWAAKPGAIPPTSRTPPRDL, encoded by the exons atgtcatctataaaaaagaatg ATAGTCACCTAATAGATATCAAGTCTCATAAATTCTGTCTGCCTGAGAAACAGATCAAACTGCCAGAAGACATTCCCAAATGGGAAAAATCACAG GCCTATGCTGATCTTTTAGGATTTATTCTTGCCATGAATGAAGctgtcaaaaataaaaaaattagagacCAGTACCCAGTTTCTCCA GTTGTCGAGAAATTAATTGAAATATTGGACAAGCTTGACACCTGGATAGATGAAATACCTCCCATTGATCAGCCAcaaagatttggaaacaaagcATTTAGAATATGGTTTCAAAAGCTTAGTGAG GAAGGGCCAAATGTTCTGAAAGAAAGTCTACCAGCGGAATATGAATGTGCTGTTCCAGAATTATTTGGCTATTTCTTAGAAAGTTTTGGTAATGACACACGCATCGACTATGGGACAG GTCATGAATTGTCATTTGTGGCATTTCTTTGCTGCTTATGCAAAATAGGTCTTGCGACTCAGGAAGATTATCAAGCACTGATTCTTAAAGTTTTTGAAAG atatatGAATTTAGTAAGGAAACTACAACTGACATATAGAATGGAGCCTGCAGGTAGCCATGGAGTCTGGAGCCTAGATGATTATcaatttttaccttttttatgGGGCAGTTCACAACTATTAG ATCATCCAAGAATAAAGCCAAAGTCTTTTCCCGATGAAGATATCTACAATGGCTTTTACAAAGATTACATGTTTCTTAGTGCTATTAAGTTTATCAATCAG GTCAAAACTGGCCCCTTTGCTGAGCATTCTAACCAGCTTTGGGGTATCAGCGGTGTTCCTGTGTGGTCAAAAGTCAATTCAGgacttataaaaatgtatagagCAGAG ATTCTGGCCAAATTTCCAATAGTTCAGCATTTTATGTTTGGCAGCTTGTTAACTCTGAACCAAGCAGAAAATCCAGCTCCTGAGTTAGAAGTTCTACCACCTGCAACATCATTTAGTGGCAGGCCACCTATGATGGACGACATCATGATGCCTCCACCAACAATGGCACCTTGGGCAGCCAAGCCTGGTGCTATACCGCCCACATCAAGGACTCCTCCTCGAGATCTTTAA